One part of the Pannonibacter sp. XCT-53 genome encodes these proteins:
- the kynA gene encoding tryptophan 2,3-dioxygenase gives MSDAQCPMAPKPAKAYDPAEDGAQMRFDGRMSYGDYLGLDKILSAQKPLSTADDELLFIIQHQTSELWMKLALHELATAKALIAADDVQPAFKLLARVARIFEQLNSAWDVLRTMTPSDYTTFRNALGQSSGFQSFQYRAIEYMVGNKNAAMMRPHEHVDGVYSWLEGIRQDTGLYDEAIRLLARNGFAISEAVLKRDVSAPYQADESVRLAWIEVYRDPARHWSLYELAEKLVDFEDYFRRWRFNHVTTVERVIGFKRGTGGTSGVTYLKRMLDVVLFPELWAMRADL, from the coding sequence ATGAGCGACGCCCAATGCCCGATGGCGCCCAAGCCGGCCAAGGCCTATGACCCGGCCGAGGACGGCGCGCAGATGCGCTTCGACGGCCGCATGTCCTATGGCGACTATCTGGGACTGGACAAGATCCTGTCGGCCCAGAAGCCGCTGTCGACGGCCGATGACGAGCTGCTGTTCATCATCCAGCACCAGACCTCCGAGCTGTGGATGAAGCTTGCCTTGCACGAGCTGGCCACGGCCAAGGCGCTCATTGCCGCCGATGACGTGCAGCCGGCCTTCAAGCTGCTGGCCCGGGTCGCGCGGATCTTCGAGCAGCTCAACTCTGCCTGGGATGTGCTGCGCACGATGACGCCCAGCGACTACACGACCTTCCGCAACGCGCTCGGTCAGTCCTCGGGCTTCCAGTCGTTCCAGTACCGGGCGATCGAATACATGGTCGGCAACAAGAACGCTGCCATGATGCGCCCGCACGAGCATGTCGACGGGGTCTACAGCTGGCTGGAGGGGATCCGGCAGGACACGGGCCTCTATGACGAGGCGATCCGCCTGCTCGCCCGCAACGGCTTTGCCATTTCGGAGGCGGTGCTCAAGCGGGACGTCTCGGCCCCCTACCAGGCGGACGAGAGCGTGCGTCTGGCCTGGATCGAGGTCTACCGCGATCCGGCGCGCCACTGGTCGCTGTATGAACTGGCCGAGAAGCTCGTGGACTTCGAGGACTATTTCCGGCGCTGGCGCTTCAATCACGTCACGACGGTGGAACGGGTGATCGGCTTCAAGCGCGGCACCGGCGGCACCAGCGGCGTGACCTACCTGAAGCGCATGCTGGATGTGGTGCTGTTCCCCGAGCTGTGGGCCATGCGCGCCGATCTGTGA
- a CDS encoding putative bifunctional diguanylate cyclase/phosphodiesterase: MSLSEAGTDLLDAIDPRELLAQVDRIATAMWVYDFDRKRIVWGNRSALDVWGAASLCDLRKRDLGADMSRAVAERLAQYRTDFLRADATFSENWTIYPNGVPKTLQVVFRGLRLRDGRMAMLCEGTVNHDIRPETLRSAEALLHTPVMISLFSRNGAPLYRNPASRASQIDADLSLHNRLVDASVADALTGALDYGSDCKVVAQTRTSRGIRWHEITARVCRDAVTGVPAYLVSEIDVTELKETQERARFFADHDILTGLPNRVFLQAHLPKMIRTAVSDAQNLFLYFLDLNGFKTVNDTLGHAIGDLLLKAVAGRLAGFVAERGTVARLGGDEFLICMPDRTGTLNPQEFGRQLIDLFLEPMDIGGHVLQTTLAVGLSICPDDGADMDTLMRHCDLALFEAKSDRSSKVTAFSMDLRQRLEEKVTLEKDLWRALERDEFVLFYQPRLSVKTGEIVAAEALIRWQHPERGLLGPGSFIPACEETGMIINIGEWVYRNVARQQTRMQEAGIDISLSINLSPRQFSDPDLIDKILHLPEETGCNPERLGFEITESVLLGDSEAIRMALARMKKRGYQIIIDDFGTGYSNLAYLQKYPIDVLKIDQTFIRDLKHTAPITRLIVSLGQVLKVRIVAEGVEQGEELDWLVENGCDEYQGFYFSRPVPFDDFARLYAANRERQELLARMRDGQGLRVLRS, encoded by the coding sequence ATGAGCCTCAGCGAAGCCGGAACCGACCTGCTGGATGCGATCGACCCGCGCGAACTGCTGGCGCAGGTGGACCGGATCGCCACGGCGATGTGGGTGTACGACTTCGACCGCAAGCGCATCGTCTGGGGCAACCGCAGCGCCCTCGATGTCTGGGGTGCCGCCAGCCTCTGTGACCTGCGCAAGCGCGATCTCGGGGCCGACATGTCCCGTGCCGTGGCGGAGCGGCTGGCGCAGTACCGGACCGACTTCCTCCGCGCCGACGCGACCTTCTCCGAGAACTGGACCATCTATCCCAACGGCGTGCCCAAGACCCTGCAGGTCGTCTTCCGCGGCCTCCGGCTGCGCGACGGCCGCATGGCGATGCTCTGCGAGGGCACCGTCAACCATGACATCCGGCCCGAGACGCTGCGCAGCGCCGAGGCGCTGCTGCACACGCCGGTGATGATCTCGCTGTTCTCGCGCAACGGCGCGCCGCTCTACCGCAACCCCGCGTCGCGTGCCTCCCAGATCGACGCCGACCTGTCGCTGCACAACCGGCTCGTCGACGCCAGCGTGGCCGACGCCCTGACCGGTGCGCTCGATTATGGCTCGGACTGCAAGGTGGTGGCGCAGACCCGCACCAGCCGCGGCATCCGCTGGCACGAGATCACCGCGCGGGTCTGCCGCGATGCGGTCACCGGCGTGCCGGCCTATCTGGTCAGCGAGATCGACGTCACCGAGCTGAAGGAGACGCAGGAGCGGGCGCGCTTCTTCGCCGATCATGACATCCTGACGGGCCTGCCGAACCGCGTGTTCCTGCAGGCGCATCTGCCGAAGATGATCCGCACGGCCGTCTCCGACGCCCAGAACCTGTTCCTCTATTTTCTGGATCTCAACGGCTTCAAGACCGTCAACGACACGCTGGGCCATGCCATCGGCGACCTGCTGCTGAAGGCGGTGGCCGGCCGGCTGGCGGGCTTCGTTGCGGAGCGCGGCACCGTGGCGCGTCTGGGCGGCGACGAGTTCCTGATCTGCATGCCGGACCGCACCGGGACCCTCAACCCGCAGGAGTTCGGGCGGCAGCTGATCGACCTGTTCCTCGAGCCCATGGACATCGGCGGGCACGTGCTGCAGACGACCCTGGCGGTCGGCCTCAGCATCTGCCCCGACGACGGTGCCGACATGGACACGCTGATGCGCCATTGCGACCTGGCGCTGTTCGAGGCCAAGTCCGACCGCTCCAGCAAGGTCACCGCCTTCTCGATGGACCTGCGCCAGCGTCTCGAGGAAAAGGTGACGCTGGAAAAGGATCTCTGGCGGGCACTGGAACGGGACGAGTTCGTGCTGTTCTACCAGCCGCGCCTCAGCGTCAAGACCGGCGAGATCGTGGCAGCGGAAGCCCTGATCCGCTGGCAGCATCCCGAACGCGGCCTGCTTGGCCCCGGCTCCTTCATCCCGGCCTGCGAGGAGACCGGGATGATCATCAACATCGGCGAATGGGTGTACCGCAACGTGGCGCGGCAGCAGACGCGGATGCAGGAGGCGGGCATCGACATTTCCCTGTCGATCAACCTCAGCCCGCGCCAGTTCTCCGATCCGGACCTGATCGACAAGATCCTGCATCTGCCGGAGGAAACCGGCTGCAATCCCGAGCGGCTCGGCTTCGAGATCACGGAATCGGTGCTCCTGGGCGACAGCGAGGCGATCCGCATGGCGCTCGCCCGGATGAAGAAGCGCGGCTACCAGATCATCATTGACGACTTCGGCACCGGCTATTCCAACCTGGCCTATCTGCAGAAGTACCCGATCGACGTGCTCAAGATCGACCAGACCTTCATCCGCGATCTCAAGCACACGGCCCCGATCACCCGGCTGATCGTGTCGCTCGGCCAGGTGCTGAAGGTCCGGATCGTGGCGGAAGGGGTGGAGCAGGGCGAGGAGCTGGACTGGCTGGTCGAGAATGGCTGCGACGAATACCAGGGGTTCTACTTCAGCCGTCCGGTGCCCTTTGACGACTTCGCGCGGCTCTATGCCGCCAACCGCGAGCGCCAGGAACTGCTGGCGCGGATGCGGGACGGTCAGGGGCTGAGGGTGCTTCGCTCCTGA
- the kynB gene encoding arylformamidase — MPPLLRSSREGGLLRRIIDITPPLRAGSAVFPGDARYEARQTFAMGPGCPVNVAAFSMSVHCGAHADAPLHYAAGAASIDQLDLADYIGPARVIDVRGTAPLVQPEALAGRLEGVPPRVLLRLTDGLDPDVWPTGFPALAPESVELLARAGVRLIGVDVPSVDPETSKDLPSHMAVFRHDMRILENLDLSQVTEGEFELIALPIPLEGLDAAPVRAVLRPLA; from the coding sequence ATGCCCCCGTTGTTGCGTTCGAGTCGGGAGGGAGGTCTCTTGCGCAGGATCATTGACATCACGCCGCCTTTGCGTGCCGGATCGGCCGTGTTCCCGGGGGATGCGCGCTACGAGGCGCGGCAGACCTTCGCGATGGGGCCCGGCTGCCCGGTGAATGTGGCCGCCTTCTCCATGTCGGTGCATTGCGGGGCCCACGCGGACGCCCCGCTGCACTATGCCGCCGGCGCCGCCTCGATCGACCAGCTCGACCTTGCGGACTACATTGGCCCCGCCCGGGTGATCGACGTGCGCGGCACCGCCCCGCTGGTGCAGCCCGAGGCGCTCGCCGGGCGTCTGGAGGGCGTGCCGCCCCGGGTCCTTTTGCGCCTGACCGACGGTCTCGATCCGGATGTCTGGCCGACCGGGTTCCCGGCGCTCGCGCCGGAATCGGTCGAGCTGCTGGCCCGTGCCGGTGTCCGGCTGATCGGCGTGGACGTTCCGTCGGTCGATCCGGAAACTTCCAAGGATCTGCCCTCTCACATGGCTGTTTTTCGCCATGACATGCGGATTCTGGAAAATCTTGATCTATCTCAGGTTACCGAGGGTGAATTTGAGTTGATTGCGCTGCCCATCCCGTTAGAAGGGCTGGATGCTGCGCCTGTGCGGGCAGTTCTGAGGCCTCTGGCCTGA
- a CDS encoding ABC transporter ATP-binding protein C-terminal domain-containing protein, whose protein sequence is MAEGKVLISGDFQTVRSDPRVLEAYLGESQGDAA, encoded by the coding sequence ATGGCCGAAGGCAAGGTGCTCATCTCCGGCGACTTCCAGACCGTCCGCTCCGATCCGCGGGTTCTGGAAGCCTATCTCGGCGAATCCCAGGGAGATGCGGCATGA
- a CDS encoding ABC transporter ATP-binding protein → MSVLMNMQDLVGGYGEADILQGVSMTVHEKEIVVIVGPNGAGKSTAMKAVFGLLTIRGGSIRFDGDDITGWAPNRIVQRGICYVPQVDNIFREMSIHENLEMGAFLRKGDLSAAYDRVYTLFPDLKERRRTLAGNLSGGQRQMVAMGRALMLDPKLLLLDEPTAGLSPKYMEQIFQISRDVRDTGVAILLVEQHAKQALAFADRAYVLAAGANRHEGTGAELLANREVAEMFLGG, encoded by the coding sequence ATGAGCGTGCTGATGAACATGCAGGATCTCGTCGGCGGCTACGGCGAGGCGGACATCCTGCAGGGCGTGTCGATGACCGTCCACGAGAAGGAGATCGTCGTCATCGTCGGCCCCAACGGCGCCGGCAAGTCGACGGCGATGAAGGCGGTGTTCGGCCTGCTCACCATCCGCGGCGGCTCGATCCGCTTCGACGGCGACGACATCACCGGCTGGGCTCCGAACCGGATCGTGCAGCGCGGCATCTGCTACGTGCCGCAGGTGGACAACATCTTCCGCGAGATGAGCATCCACGAGAACCTCGAGATGGGCGCGTTCCTGCGCAAGGGCGACCTCAGCGCCGCCTATGACCGCGTCTACACCCTGTTCCCGGATCTCAAGGAGCGCCGCAGGACGCTGGCGGGCAACCTGTCGGGCGGGCAGCGCCAGATGGTCGCCATGGGCCGGGCGCTGATGCTTGACCCCAAGCTGCTGCTGCTCGACGAGCCGACGGCGGGCCTCTCGCCGAAATACATGGAACAGATCTTCCAGATCAGCCGGGACGTCCGCGACACGGGTGTCGCGATCCTTCTGGTGGAACAGCACGCCAAGCAGGCGCTCGCCTTTGCCGACCGGGCCTATGTGCTCGCGGCCGGCGCAAACCGCCACGAAGGCACCGGTGCAGAGCTCCTCGCCAACCGCGAGGTCGCTGAAATGTTCCTCGGCGGATGA
- a CDS encoding branched-chain amino acid ABC transporter permease, translated as MTLIDFLNFYIVPGVVLGSIYALGAVGITLVFAILRYAHLAHGDLATLGAFLALAMIHLFGVSIWVTLPFVILMVAAISVGIDRVCYEAFRDRPKIITVMASLGVALMIRAVVQVVWGVDTETYSRGLVRPEDYFGLRLRDREIYTVLAMIVLVVALQLFLSRSKWGKAMRAMSDNPNLALLSGIDNRKVVMLTWIISGGLCAAAGIFLGLNTELKPMMGWSMLLPMFAAAILGGVGRVEGAVLGGLIVGIVEELSVLVLPSEYKAAMAFAILLVMLLVRPTGLLRGKVL; from the coding sequence ATGACCCTGATTGATTTCCTCAATTTCTACATCGTCCCGGGCGTCGTGCTGGGGTCGATCTATGCCCTGGGTGCCGTCGGCATCACGCTGGTCTTTGCCATCCTGCGCTACGCGCATCTCGCCCACGGCGACCTGGCGACCCTCGGCGCGTTCCTCGCGCTTGCCATGATCCATCTGTTCGGCGTGTCGATCTGGGTGACGCTGCCCTTCGTCATCCTCATGGTCGCCGCCATCTCGGTCGGCATCGACCGGGTCTGCTACGAAGCCTTCCGCGACCGGCCGAAGATCATCACGGTGATGGCCTCGCTCGGCGTCGCGCTGATGATCCGCGCGGTCGTGCAGGTGGTCTGGGGGGTCGACACGGAGACCTACAGCCGCGGCCTGGTGCGCCCGGAAGACTATTTCGGCCTGCGCCTGCGTGACCGCGAGATCTACACGGTCCTTGCCATGATCGTGCTCGTCGTCGCCCTGCAGCTGTTCCTGAGCCGGTCCAAGTGGGGCAAGGCCATGCGCGCCATGTCCGACAACCCGAACCTGGCGCTTTTGTCCGGCATCGACAACCGCAAGGTCGTGATGCTGACCTGGATCATCTCCGGCGGCCTGTGCGCCGCAGCCGGCATCTTCCTCGGCCTCAACACCGAGCTGAAGCCGATGATGGGCTGGTCGATGCTGCTGCCGATGTTTGCCGCCGCGATCCTGGGCGGTGTCGGGCGGGTCGAGGGCGCCGTTCTGGGCGGACTGATTGTCGGCATCGTCGAGGAACTGTCCGTGCTGGTCCTGCCCAGCGAATACAAGGCGGCAATGGCCTTTGCGATCCTGCTCGTGATGCTGCTGGTCCGCCCGACCGGCCTGCTGCGCGGCAAGGTGCTCTGA